The Maridesulfovibrio hydrothermalis AM13 = DSM 14728 DNA window CAGCATTGTCTTAAACGACATCCCGCGCATCTCCCCCACAGCCAGACTGTTGCAGGGAGTGGCTACAGGAGTCATAAACGCACAAGTAGATGCAGCTGAAACCAGTATCATCAACGGCAGCGGGTTAAGGGAATATGCTACGGCCACATGGACTATCACTGCGAAGAAAGACGTTGAGACGACAGTATTGCTTAAAAACTCGGTCAGCAGAATAACCACAAGGGCTGTAACAAAATATAAAAGATATCCCCCCTGCCCTTCCTGCTCGATGAAATTCAATACCCCTGTAAAGCCATGTGCAACATACTGATCCACCTCTAGAACTCTTACGATTACAATCAACACACTTAACAGCACCAATAAAAGAATTCCCCGCCTAGGAATTCCTTTCATTAAATCTTTAAACCTCAACAACCCCCTGCCGAAAACAAGCCAAAAGAAAAAAGCAGTAAAAACTACACCCAGCAACGGCTCAAGCTTTATATATTTTGCACTTAACTCGTGCATAATTGATGACAACATCCAGTATCCTAAAAAAAACCAGAAGACGACCAATCCCTGCCTTTGAAGTCTACCAAGCCTGCAATCATCCGTAGATGTGCTTAAAAGAACGGATCTGCTGTTTAAAGGAATAGATAGACGTAATACCCCCCATGCCAAAAGTAGAAACATTGCAACCAGCGGCAATGCCCACAAAAACCAGTTAAAAAAAGTAATCTGCTCTCTTCCCGCTACGCCGAAAAAATCCAGTGCTCCGATAAGAATTAAATTAGCCGGACTTCCGATAAGCGATCCCATCCCTCCTATATTTGCTCCATATATAATAGATAAAGTAAGAGGTGTGGTCATAGACTCAAGCTCACTGTCCAATTTGCGGATAACCGGAATCATGGCCAGCACTGTCACGGCATTTGGAATAAACATGGAAAGGCCGGCACAAACAACAATAAGTGAAAGCAGAAGCAGGTCGGCTCTGCCCCGGCTGAAACGAACCGCCCTAGCGGCAAAATATTCAGGCAGCCCTGCCGCCGCTATCACCCGGTATAAAATATACCCAGTGACAAATAAGAGTAACAGTGGCAATCGATCATATATATATGTAGAGGAAATCATTAACAGCGGACCACCTGCGTAAAGTATTCATGATTTTCTTGCATGGAGGAGTTAATCCGTCAACGGGTTGAGAAATCAATATATTTTCCGGCTGCCCCAAGCAATAAGCAGCGTTATCCATGCTTAATACTCCCTGATTGCTATTGACGGGCACTCCAAAAAGCAAATACTACCCTTTTTTAATTCAAAAGTAATTTCCACACATCAGGGTTCATATGTCAGAATTTGTTCATCTGCACGTCCATACCGAATACAGTTTGCTGGACGGTGCTATCCGTATCAAAGATTTATGTCAGAAGGCTAAAGATCTCGGCATGCCTGCCGTTGCCATCACCGACCACGGCTCCATGTTCGGAGCAGTCACCTTCTACATGACAGCTCTGGATATGGGCATCAAGCCCATCATCGGCTGTGAAGTATATGTTGCACCCGGCGACATTGACGATCCGAAAGCGCATACCAGCAAAGAACATAGAAAACGCTACCATCTGGTGCTGCTTGCTAAAAATCAGCAGGGCTATAAAAATATTATCAAACTCTGCTCGCTTGGCTACCTTGAAGGATTTCACTATAAACCGAGAGTCAGCAAGTACCTGCTTAATAAATACAGTGAAGGTGTAATAGCCCTTTCCGCCTGCCTTGCCGGTGAAGTCTGCCAATCTCTGATGAATGAAGGAATTGATGCCGGCGTTGAAACGGCCAAGATCTATTCTGAAATATTTCCGGATAACTTCTATATTGAAGTTCAGGCTAACGGACTGGACATTCAGGAAAAGGCCAACGACCTGCTGATTGAATGCGCAAACCGCACAAACCTTCCACTGGTTGCCACCAACGACTGCCATTACCTGACTCAGGACGACTACGAAGCCCACGACCTGCTGCTGTGTATTCAGACCCAGACCACGGTGGATGCTGAAAAACGCATGCGCATGGATACCGATGAGCTGTATTTCAAAGCCCCCGAAGAGTTCGAACAATATTTTGCCCATGTCCCTGAAGCCATAGCCAACACTCAGCGCATTGCCGAGATGTGCAACCTTGAGATTGAACTGGGCAACTACTACTTCCCGGAATACGAACTATCCGAAGGCATGACCATCGACACCGAGTTCGTAACACTCTGTAAAGAGGGCCTTAAAAAACGTATTGAAAATATCCCCTATGATATCGATGAAAAGGTATACTGGGACAGGCTGGATTACGAGCTTGATGTTATCATTGAAATGGGATTTCCGGCTTACTTCCTCATCGTTCAGGATTTCATCAACTGGGCCAAGGACAACCGTATCCCGGTCGGGCCGGGGCGTGGTTCGGCAGCAGGTTCCATTGTTGCATGGGCCTTGCGCATCACCAACATTGACCCGCTCCCTTACGACCTGCTCTTTGAAAGGTTCCTTAACGTTGAACGTATTTCAATGCCTGATATCGATATTGACTTTTGCGAGCGCAGAAGACTTGAGGTAGTGAAATATTGCTCTGAAAAGTACGGATGGGACCGCGTTGCCCAGATCACCACCTTCGGAACAATGAAAACCAAAGCGGTAATCAAAGACGTAGGAAGAGCACTCGGCATGCATTTTTCAGAGACCGACCCCATTGCAAAGCTCATTCCTGATGACCCCGCAGTTATTGCGCAGCTTCTGGGAGTAAAAAAAGCAAAAATCAATGTCCCCAATGCGGTAAAAGCCATCCCTGAGCTTCAGAATATGGTTGATACCAACCCTAAGATTGAAAAGCTCATGGACATTGCAACGCGTCTTGAAGGTATGTCCCGCCATGCATCGACCCATGCTGCGGGCGTTGTTATCTCAGACAAGCCCATGACAGACTACCTTCCGCTCTACAAAGGCAAGAAGGGTGAAATTGTAACCCAGTTCGACATGAAAAAAGTCGAAAAAGTAGGCTTGATCAAGTTTGACTTTCTAGGTCTGCGCACCATGACTGTTGTTGAGGACTGCCTCGACATTATCCGTGAGCAGGGCAAGGAAGCTCCGGATCTGGACAACCTTATCCTCGATGATAAAGCTACCTACGACATTTTTTGCAAAGGAGACACTGACGGAGTCTTTCAGGTTGAGTCATCGGGAATGCGTAAATACCTGCGTATGCTCCGTCCCAACTGCTTTGAAGATATCATCGCGATGCTTGCTCTCTACCGTCCCGGACCGCTCGGTTCCGGTATGGTTGATGAATTTATTA harbors:
- a CDS encoding SLC13 family permease; amino-acid sequence: MISSTYIYDRLPLLLLFVTGYILYRVIAAAGLPEYFAARAVRFSRGRADLLLLSLIVVCAGLSMFIPNAVTVLAMIPVIRKLDSELESMTTPLTLSIIYGANIGGMGSLIGSPANLILIGALDFFGVAGREQITFFNWFLWALPLVAMFLLLAWGVLRLSIPLNSRSVLLSTSTDDCRLGRLQRQGLVVFWFFLGYWMLSSIMHELSAKYIKLEPLLGVVFTAFFFWLVFGRGLLRFKDLMKGIPRRGILLLVLLSVLIVIVRVLEVDQYVAHGFTGVLNFIEQEGQGGYLLYFVTALVVILLTEFLSNTVVSTSFFAVIVHVAVAYSLNPLPLMILVSAASTCAFMTPVATPCNSLAVGEMRGMSFKTMLSLGLLLNVLGAVLLSAWIWKVVPLIYR
- the dnaE gene encoding DNA polymerase III subunit alpha; translated protein: MSEFVHLHVHTEYSLLDGAIRIKDLCQKAKDLGMPAVAITDHGSMFGAVTFYMTALDMGIKPIIGCEVYVAPGDIDDPKAHTSKEHRKRYHLVLLAKNQQGYKNIIKLCSLGYLEGFHYKPRVSKYLLNKYSEGVIALSACLAGEVCQSLMNEGIDAGVETAKIYSEIFPDNFYIEVQANGLDIQEKANDLLIECANRTNLPLVATNDCHYLTQDDYEAHDLLLCIQTQTTVDAEKRMRMDTDELYFKAPEEFEQYFAHVPEAIANTQRIAEMCNLEIELGNYYFPEYELSEGMTIDTEFVTLCKEGLKKRIENIPYDIDEKVYWDRLDYELDVIIEMGFPAYFLIVQDFINWAKDNRIPVGPGRGSAAGSIVAWALRITNIDPLPYDLLFERFLNVERISMPDIDIDFCERRRLEVVKYCSEKYGWDRVAQITTFGTMKTKAVIKDVGRALGMHFSETDPIAKLIPDDPAVIAQLLGVKKAKINVPNAVKAIPELQNMVDTNPKIEKLMDIATRLEGMSRHASTHAAGVVISDKPMTDYLPLYKGKKGEIVTQFDMKKVEKVGLIKFDFLGLRTMTVVEDCLDIIREQGKEAPDLDNLILDDKATYDIFCKGDTDGVFQVESSGMRKYLRMLRPNCFEDIIAMLALYRPGPLGSGMVDEFIKRKHGEIEVSYLWPTLETSLAPTYGVIVYQEQVMAAAMTIANYSLGEGDLLRRAMGKKIPEEMAKHRVRFLEGARENEIPEKTANAIFDLMEQFAAYGFNKSHSAAYALISYYTAFLKAHFPVEFMAALMSTEMNNTEKTILYINACRDMDVTVRQPDINLGLARFSVYEGDIIYGMAGIKNVGEEAIDEIVVERKKNGPFTSLIDFCTRVNLRRVTKRVIEYLIRAGAMDSLGVSRAGLMAALDKAVSYGQKKTKEKESGMLNMLDMLGGDGGENESELSNLSFEEFNMEEMDEKEKLRLEKEALGFFLTSHPLLAFSHEMPRMGLVTIEQCKQMANGTQVKMGIIIPTFKEYITKKGDKMAFCQMEDMTGSGELTMLPNTYEKASQYLNQDQPLLIKGKIDLRDQEDAPADAPKQAKILAEEVSLLENAQAVCQEAVPLPLQHHRCSEEGINELKAILGGYPGSAPVTLQLFLEEAICTLRLGHAYNIKPNGNFWKEFNEWRKNGTAAKS